CACTAACTTACTCACAATGTTTGCAGCAAGTTTGTTTAAATCTGGGAGTAGCGTTTCATAATTTTTTTGAAAAACGAGCTAAATATCCTAGATTCAAATCTAAACATGGTAAGCAGTCAATACAGTACCTTCAAAACGTCAAAGTTACTGATAATTATTTAACCCTCCCCAAAATAGGGGATGTATCGGCAATAATCCATAGACCAATTGAGGGTAAAGTCAAAACTGTCACTATATCTAAAAATTGTTCTAATCAATACTTTGCGGCTATCCTTTTTGATGATAGTAAGGAGAAACCAATATCGAAAATAGATGGTAAAGCAATAGGTATTGATTTGGGTCTAAGCCACTTTGCCGTTACAAGTGATGGCTCTAAATTTGAAAATCCTAGATTAATCAACAAGCATCAGAAGAATTTAAAGCTTAAACAACAGCAACTATCTAGGAAACAGAAAGGTTCTAATAACCGTGTTAAAGCTAGAAAGAAGGTTGCTAGAGTTCATAGAAAGATCACAAACTGCCGTCAAGATTTTCTGCATAAGCTATCACGTAGAATAGTTAATGAAAACCAAGTTATTTTTGTAGAAAATCTCAACGTTAAAGGCATGATGCAGAATCATTGTTTGGCTAAATCCATCCAGCAAGTAGGATGGGGAATGTTTTGCACCATGTTGAAATACAAGGCAAAGATGGCAGGGAAAATTTATCTAGAAGTTGATAGATTTTTCCCAAGTTCAAAAACCTGTCATGTGTGTCTGAATCAAGTTGGTAGCTTACCGCTAGAGGTAAGATTCTGGACTTGTGAAAAGTGCCACACAAAGCATGACAGAGATGTGAACGCAAGTATTAACCTCAGAGATGAGGGTTTACGAATCTTGACCTCTGGAACGGGGGATAAAGCCTGTTGTCCAGATGTAAGTCGTAGTAAGGGAGGACGCAAGAAATCCACTACTGCGCTTTCTGTTGGACAGGAAGCCTACAGTGACGCGAAGCGTCACTGTAGGTAGTTCACGTCTCATACCATTTCACTCAATTACTGATACAAATCCATCAGTAGAGACGTTCCGGCGGAACGTCTCTACTGCAACCCTGCAACGCCAGCCGCGCGGCTGTCGGGAAACCGCAAGGGCGCGCTGGCTCCCTCTGCTGCCTATTTGTATCAACATTAAAGTAAAACATCCTCTAAGCAATGAGACGAGAAATCAAGGGTTTGAGCAGGAATGTAGCAAAGCAGGCGAGTTCTTGAGCAAAAAAGCAGGGGGCAAAGAGGAAAGTTCCGAATTTATTGTTTTAAACTGCGTTTGTGGTCAACCTGAATACAGTTTTTCATAAAATAAACTTATAATATGCTGACGGTGTTTTCTTAAAGGTTTCGGGTTTAATATGCTTTTTAAACTAGGTTTTAAGAATAATTACTGAGCCAAAGCCTTTGAGTTAACCTATTAAATCTACTTATTGATTAACGATAGCTTTTCCACGTCTGCCGCTGAACAAAAGTTGTTCTTGAGATTAGGCATCAGGACTAGGAAGGAATTTAGTCCACAAAATGAGTTTTTCTTACTAACACCCAACCCCTAATCTCTGTAAAACACCCTAGTTCCAAAATTGGTTATTCTGTTGGTATTCTGGCAAAACTACTCGTGATTCATTGCTGATGTTATCTTTAATTGACTCTGCGAATCCTTGGTTAGTGGGAGTAGGATTAAACACGATTTTATTGGGTTTAGTTTGGATTGCTCCTAAAAAGCTGCTTACTCCAGCGGGTTTATTCCACGCGTGGTTACTAGGCGTACTAATTTGGGGAACTTTAGGCTGGCAGGGATATGTGGTGGTAATGTTCTACTTTTTGGTTGGTTCTGGTGTGACACGCATTGGCATGGCACAAAAGGAATCTGAAGGGATAGCTGAAAAGCGTTCCGGGGCAAGAGGCCCAGAAAATGTCTGGGGTTCGGCTTTAACTGGAGCGTTGTGTGCTTTGGGAGTCGGGATCATAAATTCAGGATTTTTTACACCCAGTCCCCAGTTCCCAGTTCCCAGCGATGCACTGAGCTTGTCGAAGTGTCCCCAGTCCCTACTTTTATTAGGCTACGTAGCAAGTTTTAGTACCAAACTTTCTGACACCTGTGCTAGTGAAGTCGGTAAAGCATACGGTAAAAGTACCTTTTTGATTACGACATTACAACCAGTACCCCGTGGCACAGAAGGGGCAGTTAGCTTGGAGGGAACTTTAGCTGGTGTGGGGGGTTCAATTGCGATCGCTATAATAGCCTGGGCAGTCGGTTTGATTAATCTATTGGGAATAGTTTGGTGTGTATTGGCAGCTTTTATTGCCACTAATTTAGA
Above is a window of Nostoc sp. UHCC 0702 DNA encoding:
- a CDS encoding transposase produces the protein MLRVVKVRLYPDIQQQQSLAQAFGSCRWLWNYCLNLMNQTYKETGKGLSGYEVKKIIPQLKKEYEWLSLTYSQCLQQVCLNLGVAFHNFFEKRAKYPRFKSKHGKQSIQYLQNVKVTDNYLTLPKIGDVSAIIHRPIEGKVKTVTISKNCSNQYFAAILFDDSKEKPISKIDGKAIGIDLGLSHFAVTSDGSKFENPRLINKHQKNLKLKQQQLSRKQKGSNNRVKARKKVARVHRKITNCRQDFLHKLSRRIVNENQVIFVENLNVKGMMQNHCLAKSIQQVGWGMFCTMLKYKAKMAGKIYLEVDRFFPSSKTCHVCLNQVGSLPLEVRFWTCEKCHTKHDRDVNASINLRDEGLRILTSGTGDKACCPDVSRSKGGRKKSTTALSVGQEAYSDAKRHCR
- a CDS encoding TIGR00297 family protein — protein: MLSLIDSANPWLVGVGLNTILLGLVWIAPKKLLTPAGLFHAWLLGVLIWGTLGWQGYVVVMFYFLVGSGVTRIGMAQKESEGIAEKRSGARGPENVWGSALTGALCALGVGIINSGFFTPSPQFPVPSDALSLSKCPQSLLLLGYVASFSTKLSDTCASEVGKAYGKSTFLITTLQPVPRGTEGAVSLEGTLAGVGGSIAIAIIAWAVGLINLLGIVWCVLAAFIATNLESVIGATLQSKYTWLTNEVVNIFNTLIGAGAAILLAWIWTSTFA